The Hymenobacter oligotrophus genome has a window encoding:
- a CDS encoding alpha/beta fold hydrolase: MLTAHLGQLRRAALWLLLLLTTAAPAALAADGPKPALANGTPTITTSDGIRLFTKITGKGRPCVFIHGGPGAWSGMPETFIDPLVQDKLQMVWYDQRGSGRTPNDPNKNYSLERQVQDLEELRQQLGLEQWLLMAHSFGGTIATEYAARYPQRVQGLVLLNCTLSLEEAMKNTVAGALPYLPAAAKAPLQDASKSAEERFGLLMPQMTPEIWQKLQYKTPEGHQKVTEADKGNPGTGEFGSYGFSLPDYRKNFLALTPQITAPVLVVTGKIDNCVGPEHYKLFRFPNQQVALMQTGHVPFVEEPQAVAKAIANWLKKLPRKA; this comes from the coding sequence ATGCTTACTGCACACCTAGGGCAGCTGCGCCGCGCGGCGCTGTGGCTGCTGCTACTGCTCACCACTGCGGCCCCCGCCGCCCTGGCCGCCGACGGCCCCAAACCTGCCCTTGCCAACGGCACGCCCACCATCACCACCTCCGACGGCATCCGGCTCTTTACCAAAATCACGGGCAAAGGCCGGCCGTGCGTGTTTATCCACGGCGGGCCCGGCGCCTGGAGCGGCATGCCCGAAACCTTCATCGACCCGCTGGTGCAAGACAAGCTGCAGATGGTGTGGTACGACCAGCGGGGCAGCGGCCGCACCCCCAACGACCCCAACAAAAACTACTCGCTCGAGCGCCAGGTGCAAGACCTCGAAGAGCTGCGCCAGCAGCTGGGCCTGGAGCAGTGGCTGCTGATGGCGCATTCCTTCGGCGGTACCATTGCCACCGAGTACGCCGCCCGCTACCCCCAGCGCGTGCAAGGCCTGGTGCTGCTTAACTGCACGCTCTCGCTCGAGGAGGCCATGAAAAACACCGTGGCCGGCGCCTTGCCCTACCTGCCCGCCGCGGCCAAAGCCCCGCTGCAAGATGCCAGCAAATCGGCGGAGGAGCGCTTTGGCCTGCTGATGCCCCAGATGACGCCCGAAATCTGGCAGAAGCTGCAATACAAAACCCCCGAAGGCCACCAGAAAGTAACCGAGGCCGACAAAGGCAACCCCGGCACCGGCGAGTTCGGCTCCTACGGCTTCAGTCTGCCCGATTACCGCAAAAACTTCTTGGCCCTTACGCCGCAAATTACGGCTCCGGTGCTGGTAGTAACCGGCAAAATCGACAACTGCGTGGGCCCCGAGCACTACAAGCTGTTCCGCTTCCCCAACCAGCAAGTGGCCCTGATGCAAACCGGCCACGTGCCCTTTGTGGAGGAGCCCCAGGCCGTAGCCAAAGCCATTGCCAACTGGCTGAAAAAGCTCCCCCGCAAAGCCTAG
- a CDS encoding TolC family protein, giving the protein MLRFLSPAALLLLPVLALAQRPATPAPNPGPQTAQPRTVAPGPALSLQEAISIGLENNYGIRIAQRDEQIARNNVTRGNAGQLPTVNGNFTRNYTINNVRQEASNRPEPSVAQGARSNQLNGNVALTWTVFDGLGMFIAYDRLRTLEAQQQQFTRATVEQTVADITDAYFAVVRESGKIRAFEEALKIGQARIDLTQAQVSVGVAAKVELLTAQVDFNADRSALIQQQELLATAKVNLNNLLARTPTTDFSPADSIVVRNTLVREAVLQGIQERNTQLQQARLGVDIANFDRRLVTASRWPQLNVTSGYGLNRNVNGAAFFGGNLITNTGRTQGFNYGLVASVPIFDGFNRRRLEQNARVAIEQSKLRLDQTQLNVASAAEQAYLQYQNRLQLLQLEEDNIRLARQNVAIALERYRLGLLTPLALREAQRNQLNAEARLLDARFAAKQAETVLRQLSGELVQEGR; this is encoded by the coding sequence GTGCTTCGTTTCCTCTCCCCCGCTGCTTTGTTGCTGCTGCCGGTGCTCGCGCTGGCCCAGCGGCCCGCCACACCAGCCCCCAACCCCGGCCCGCAAACCGCGCAGCCCCGCACGGTGGCGCCGGGCCCGGCGCTGTCGTTGCAGGAGGCCATCAGCATTGGGCTCGAAAACAACTACGGCATCCGGATTGCGCAGCGCGACGAGCAGATTGCGCGCAACAACGTAACGCGCGGCAACGCGGGGCAGCTGCCCACCGTCAACGGCAACTTCACGCGCAACTACACCATCAACAACGTGCGGCAGGAGGCCTCCAACCGGCCCGAGCCCAGCGTGGCGCAAGGGGCCCGCTCCAACCAGCTGAACGGCAACGTGGCGCTAACCTGGACGGTGTTCGACGGCTTGGGCATGTTTATCGCCTACGACCGGTTGCGCACCCTGGAGGCGCAGCAGCAGCAGTTTACGCGCGCCACCGTGGAGCAAACCGTGGCCGACATCACCGATGCCTACTTTGCCGTGGTGCGCGAGTCGGGCAAGATTCGGGCGTTTGAGGAAGCCCTGAAAATCGGGCAGGCGCGCATTGATTTGACGCAGGCCCAGGTGAGCGTGGGCGTGGCGGCCAAGGTGGAGCTGCTTACGGCGCAGGTCGATTTCAACGCCGACCGCTCGGCTCTGATTCAGCAACAAGAGCTACTGGCCACGGCCAAGGTAAACCTGAACAACCTGCTGGCCCGCACCCCCACCACCGATTTCAGCCCCGCCGACTCGATTGTGGTGCGCAACACCTTGGTGCGCGAAGCCGTGCTGCAGGGCATTCAGGAGCGCAACACGCAGCTGCAGCAGGCCCGCCTAGGTGTGGATATTGCCAATTTCGACCGGCGGTTGGTTACGGCCTCGCGCTGGCCTCAGCTGAACGTAACGAGCGGCTACGGCCTGAACCGCAACGTAAACGGCGCGGCCTTTTTCGGCGGCAACCTCATTACCAACACGGGCCGCACGCAGGGCTTCAACTACGGCCTGGTGGCCTCGGTGCCTATTTTCGACGGCTTCAACCGCCGCCGCCTCGAGCAAAACGCCCGCGTGGCCATCGAGCAAAGCAAACTGCGCCTCGACCAAACCCAGCTGAACGTAGCCTCGGCGGCCGAGCAGGCTTACTTGCAGTACCAAAACCGCCTGCAGTTATTGCAGCTCGAGGAAGACAACATTCGGCTGGCCCGCCAAAACGTGGCCATTGCCCTGGAACGTTACCGCCTAGGTCTGCTAACGCCGCTAGCCCTGCGGGAGGCCCAGCGCAACCAGCTGAACGCCGAGGCCCGCCTGCTCGACGCGCGCTTTGCGGCCAAGCAAGCCGAAACCGTGCTGCGCCAGCTCAGCGGCGAGCTGGTGCAGGAAGGACGGTAA
- a CDS encoding class I SAM-dependent DNA methyltransferase, translated as MTYSEFEARWAAAGGAERANYALFLHDLCRLLGVEPPQPTTAQRHSDAYVLERDVTFPDGTHGRIDLYKRGCFVLETKQGTDAQDPAAVRERQDLGLSPERRRRGHALRGTRKWDEMMQQARHQALGYVRALPQTEPRPPFVVVVDVGYCLDLYANFSGTTDAYAPFLDLLSGLPERREQQRHLGANAYRVRLPDLADEQVRQRLALLFTQPQELDPSRRAARVTRALAAQLAALSQQLEQAGHASEVVAQFLMRCLFTMFAEDVQLIPKDAFTGLLRQYQHEELRPLLPDVLQSLWHSMDLGGFAPALHTRLPRFNGQLFHQATALPLTGAQMELLLQAAEADWREVEPAIFGTLLERALDPHERHRLGAHYTPRRYVERLVLPTVLEPLRREWAAAQAAATRRHDEGNDREARQELVKFLNRLTSLRILDPACGSGNFLYVTLEHLKRLEGEVLAAINRFGHSQMLDLAGATTVSPQQLLGLELNPRAAAIADVVLRIGYLQWHLRTHGPTQLREPLLDNYQNIRQQDAVLAHDAPTPRLDAHGLPVTRWDGRTTKLHPATGREVPDETAQVPVLDYPNPRPAEWPQADFIVGNPPFLGPARMREALGDGYAEALRQAYKGQVPDSADLVMYWWHKAGQVTAHGHTERFGFITTNSLKQTFNRRVLQPFLDGDNAPLMLDFAIPDHPWIDSGDGAAVRIAMTVAEPRANGQAAGQLLTVRSESVAEGDEASDVAFDEQEGKILADLTVGAELDSVSKLKANAGFANRGFCLFGSGFLVSEAKAEQLGLGIVENLERYIRPFRNGKDITDKPRGVMVIDVYGLSASDLLNLYPSVYQHLYEHVKPERDQNNRAGRRENWWIFGEPNPKLRASLLGLSRYIVTPRVSKHSFFLFFNKELAPDDKVVTFSSDDAYHLGVLSSRAHVVWALATGGRLGAGNDPVYDKTRCFDPFPFPDATPEQQARIRELAETLDAHRKRQQALHPTLTLTDLYNVVEKLRAGQELTAKDKQTNQQGLASVLLSLHQQLDAAVAEAYGWPAHLPEAELLQRLVHLNHQRAREEQAGHIRYLRPAYQAPEQVQAHLGLPAAPAEAPAAAPTGKAAKAKAAKTSPAAPATAAAGADTFPQDLAQQMQAVRTVVQQSEAPLTPQQVAQHFRRLRPEKVQPLLDTLAALGLLRQTPEGSYAG; from the coding sequence GTGACCTACTCCGAGTTTGAAGCCCGCTGGGCCGCCGCCGGCGGCGCCGAGCGCGCCAACTACGCCCTATTCCTCCACGACCTCTGCCGCCTGCTCGGCGTAGAGCCGCCCCAGCCCACCACCGCCCAGCGCCACTCCGATGCCTACGTGCTGGAGCGCGACGTAACCTTCCCCGACGGTACCCACGGCCGCATTGACCTGTACAAGCGCGGCTGCTTCGTGCTCGAAACCAAGCAAGGCACCGATGCCCAGGACCCCGCCGCCGTGCGCGAGCGACAAGACCTAGGCCTCTCGCCCGAGCGCCGCCGCCGCGGCCACGCCCTGCGCGGCACCCGCAAGTGGGATGAAATGATGCAGCAGGCCCGCCACCAGGCCCTCGGCTACGTGCGCGCCCTGCCCCAAACCGAGCCGCGCCCGCCCTTTGTGGTGGTCGTCGATGTGGGCTACTGCCTCGATCTGTACGCCAACTTCTCGGGCACCACCGATGCCTACGCGCCCTTCCTCGATTTGCTCTCGGGCCTGCCCGAGCGCCGCGAGCAGCAGCGCCACCTAGGGGCCAATGCTTACCGCGTGCGCCTGCCCGACCTCGCCGACGAGCAAGTGCGCCAGCGCCTCGCCCTGCTGTTTACGCAGCCCCAGGAGCTCGACCCCTCGCGCCGCGCCGCCCGCGTTACGCGCGCCCTTGCCGCCCAGCTCGCCGCCCTTAGCCAGCAGCTCGAGCAGGCCGGCCACGCCTCCGAGGTGGTGGCGCAGTTCCTCATGCGCTGCCTCTTCACCATGTTTGCCGAAGATGTGCAGCTCATCCCCAAAGATGCCTTTACCGGCCTGCTGCGCCAGTACCAGCACGAGGAGCTGCGCCCCCTGCTGCCCGATGTGCTCCAGAGCCTTTGGCACAGCATGGACCTAGGCGGTTTTGCGCCCGCCCTGCACACGCGCCTGCCGCGCTTCAACGGGCAGCTGTTCCACCAGGCCACGGCCTTGCCGCTTACCGGCGCCCAAATGGAGCTGCTGCTGCAAGCCGCCGAGGCCGACTGGCGCGAGGTAGAGCCCGCCATTTTCGGCACCCTGCTCGAGCGCGCCCTCGACCCCCACGAGCGCCACCGCCTGGGCGCCCACTACACCCCGCGCCGCTACGTAGAGCGCCTGGTGCTGCCCACCGTGCTGGAGCCGCTGCGCCGCGAGTGGGCCGCCGCCCAGGCCGCCGCTACCCGCCGCCACGACGAAGGCAACGACCGCGAGGCCCGCCAGGAGCTCGTCAAGTTCCTCAACCGCCTCACCTCGCTGCGCATCCTCGACCCCGCCTGCGGCTCCGGCAACTTCCTCTACGTTACGCTCGAGCACCTCAAGCGCCTCGAGGGCGAGGTGCTGGCCGCCATCAACCGCTTCGGCCACTCCCAGATGCTCGATTTGGCCGGCGCCACCACCGTGTCGCCGCAGCAGCTGCTGGGCCTCGAGCTGAACCCCCGCGCCGCCGCCATTGCCGATGTGGTGCTGCGCATTGGCTACCTGCAGTGGCACCTGCGCACCCACGGCCCCACGCAATTGCGCGAGCCCCTGCTCGACAACTACCAGAACATCCGGCAGCAAGACGCCGTGCTGGCCCACGACGCGCCCACGCCCCGCCTCGATGCCCACGGCCTGCCCGTAACGCGCTGGGACGGCCGCACCACCAAGCTGCACCCCGCCACCGGCCGCGAAGTGCCCGACGAAACCGCCCAGGTGCCCGTGCTCGATTACCCCAACCCGCGCCCCGCCGAGTGGCCCCAAGCCGATTTCATCGTGGGTAACCCGCCGTTTTTGGGGCCGGCACGCATGCGCGAAGCCCTAGGTGATGGGTACGCCGAAGCCCTGCGGCAGGCCTACAAAGGCCAGGTGCCCGATTCGGCCGATTTGGTAATGTACTGGTGGCACAAAGCCGGGCAGGTAACGGCGCACGGCCACACCGAACGCTTCGGCTTCATCACCACCAACAGCCTCAAGCAAACCTTCAACCGCCGCGTGTTGCAGCCATTCCTCGATGGCGACAACGCACCGCTCATGCTCGATTTCGCCATTCCCGACCACCCCTGGATTGACAGCGGCGACGGTGCCGCCGTGCGCATCGCCATGACGGTAGCCGAACCTAGGGCAAACGGCCAAGCTGCTGGTCAATTGCTCACAGTGCGAAGCGAATCAGTTGCTGAGGGCGACGAAGCCTCTGACGTTGCGTTCGACGAGCAGGAGGGAAAGATTTTGGCTGATTTAACTGTAGGAGCGGAGTTGGATTCGGTTAGCAAGCTGAAAGCCAATGCTGGTTTTGCAAATAGAGGGTTTTGTCTTTTTGGAAGTGGTTTTTTGGTTTCCGAAGCCAAAGCTGAGCAGTTGGGGCTGGGTATCGTTGAAAACCTGGAACGATACATAAGACCATTCAGGAACGGCAAAGACATCACGGACAAACCAAGAGGAGTGATGGTAATTGACGTTTATGGCTTGTCGGCTTCCGACCTGCTAAATCTGTATCCGTCAGTTTATCAGCATTTGTACGAACACGTCAAGCCTGAGCGCGACCAGAATAACCGGGCTGGTAGACGCGAAAACTGGTGGATTTTTGGTGAGCCCAACCCAAAGCTTCGCGCTTCATTGTTAGGGTTATCACGATATATCGTTACTCCGCGAGTTTCCAAGCATAGCTTCTTTCTCTTCTTTAATAAAGAGTTAGCCCCTGATGATAAAGTGGTGACTTTTTCATCCGATGACGCTTACCACTTAGGGGTTCTTTCAAGCCGTGCACATGTAGTATGGGCTTTAGCCACGGGAGGTAGATTAGGAGCAGGCAACGACCCAGTGTATGATAAAACCCGCTGCTTCGACCCATTTCCCTTTCCCGACGCCACGCCCGAGCAGCAGGCGCGCATCCGCGAGCTGGCCGAAACCCTCGACGCGCACCGCAAGCGCCAGCAGGCCCTGCACCCCACGCTCACCCTCACCGACCTCTACAACGTGGTGGAGAAGCTGCGCGCCGGCCAGGAGCTCACGGCCAAGGATAAGCAAACCAACCAGCAAGGCCTCGCCTCCGTGCTCCTGAGCCTGCACCAGCAGCTCGATGCCGCCGTGGCCGAGGCCTACGGCTGGCCCGCCCACCTGCCCGAAGCCGAGCTGCTGCAGCGCCTCGTGCACCTCAACCACCAGCGCGCCCGCGAAGAGCAGGCCGGCCACATCCGCTACCTGCGCCCCGCCTACCAGGCCCCCGAGCAGGTGCAAGCGCACCTAGGGCTGCCCGCCGCCCCCGCCGAGGCCCCGGCCGCTGCGCCCACCGGCAAAGCCGCCAAAGCCAAAGCCGCCAAAACCAGCCCCGCCGCCCCGGCCACGGCCGCCGCAGGTGCCGATACCTTCCCGCAGGATTTGGCCCAGCAAATGCAAGCCGTGCGCACCGTGGTGCAGCAGTCCGAAGCCCCGCTCACGCCGCAGCAAGTGGCCCAGCACTTCCGCCGCCTCCGCCCCGAAAAAGTGCAGCCCCTGCTCGATACCCTCGCCGCCCTAGGTCTGCTGCGCCAAACCCCCGAAGGCAGCTACGCCGGGTAA